The Candidatus Pantoea soli genome window below encodes:
- a CDS encoding GGDEF domain-containing protein, with amino-acid sequence MTLDIYTLFVCELYVLGFLSIILVFGWIGAQYDRVLGFTTLALVLTLSSVFLSSLRSAGLHFLPVAAGNVIVLLAYGCLLNAFRTFCKQPLGLSWSGGALLWAILCTFPTFYDNPPRRVLVMCLLCILFTGALIRLLWRARASLTVTFWPAQTLLWIHLLFHVARIFLDDAVATPVHGAIGGSAFSVYVILESILFVIGLTFTILAMVNERTQIAHKRASLHDPLTSVWNRRALFEQAERLLIRHGRLPQPFIYTAVLFDLDHFKSINDRYGHLQGDRVLVDFCQIVQTLLPHEGHFARLGGEEFAALLPGDSQRARQVCERIRHATQLSQPDDVSYTVSIGFATASQARQAFPALLAQADEALYRAKASGRNRVEGDDVRLQPISAAAF; translated from the coding sequence ATGACTCTCGATATCTATACGTTATTCGTTTGTGAGCTCTACGTGCTGGGGTTTTTAAGCATCATTCTGGTGTTTGGCTGGATAGGCGCGCAGTATGACCGCGTGCTGGGCTTTACCACGCTGGCACTGGTCCTGACCCTGAGTTCGGTGTTCCTCAGTAGCCTGCGCAGTGCCGGGCTGCATTTTCTCCCTGTCGCCGCCGGTAATGTTATCGTGCTGCTGGCGTATGGCTGTCTGCTGAATGCGTTTCGCACCTTCTGTAAGCAGCCGCTTGGCCTCAGCTGGAGCGGTGGCGCGCTGCTGTGGGCCATTTTGTGCACCTTCCCGACGTTTTATGACAACCCGCCGAGGCGCGTGCTGGTGATGTGCCTGCTGTGCATTCTGTTTACCGGCGCGCTGATTCGTCTGCTGTGGCGCGCACGTGCCTCGCTCACCGTGACGTTCTGGCCCGCGCAAACGCTGCTGTGGATTCATTTGCTGTTTCACGTCGCGCGTATTTTTCTCGATGATGCCGTTGCCACGCCGGTGCATGGTGCTATCGGCGGTTCTGCTTTTTCGGTCTATGTGATTCTGGAGTCGATTTTGTTTGTGATTGGGCTGACGTTTACCATCCTGGCAATGGTCAATGAGCGCACGCAAATCGCCCATAAACGCGCCTCGCTGCACGATCCGCTCACCAGCGTGTGGAACCGGCGCGCACTGTTTGAACAGGCCGAACGCCTGCTGATCCGGCATGGTCGTTTGCCTCAGCCGTTTATCTATACGGCGGTGCTGTTTGATCTGGACCACTTCAAAAGCATTAACGATCGCTACGGACATCTGCAGGGCGACCGGGTGCTGGTGGATTTTTGCCAGATCGTGCAGACGCTGCTGCCGCATGAAGGGCATTTTGCCCGGCTGGGCGGCGAGGAGTTTGCCGCCCTGCTGCCCGGTGACAGTCAGCGCGCCCGGCAGGTGTGTGAACGTATCCGCCACGCAACACAACTGTCACAGCCGGATGACGTCAGCTACACCGTGAGCATCGGTTTCGCCACTGCCAGCCAGGCGCGACAGGCGTTTCCTGCCCTGCTGGCGCAGGCGGATGAAGCGCTGTATCGTGCAAAAGCCAGCGGGCGCAACCGGGTTGAAGGTGACGACGTGCGGCTGCAGCCGATCAGCGCGGCGGCCTTTTAA
- the ychF gene encoding redox-regulated ATPase YchF: protein MGFKCGIVGLPNVGKSTLFNALTKAGIEAANFPFCTIEPNTGVVPMPDLRLDQLSEIVKPQRVVPTTMEFVDIAGLVKGASKGEGLGNQFLTNIRETEAIGHVVRCFENDNIIHVSGKVNPAEDIDVINTELALSDLDTCERAIQRCQKKAKGGDKDAKAELAALEKCLPHLENAGMLRSLKLDAEEKAAIRYLSFLTLKPTMYIANVNEDGFENNPYLDQVRAIAEAEGSVVVPVCAAVESDIAELEDEERDEFMAELGLEEPGLNRVIRAGYALLNLQTYFTAGVKEVRAWTIPVGATAPQAAGKIHTDFEKGFIRAQTIAFEDFVAYKGEQGAKEAGKMRSEGKDYIVKDGDVMNFLFNV, encoded by the coding sequence ATGGGATTTAAATGCGGTATTGTGGGCCTGCCGAACGTCGGTAAATCCACCCTGTTCAACGCGCTGACCAAAGCGGGTATCGAAGCAGCCAACTTTCCGTTCTGCACCATCGAGCCGAACACCGGCGTGGTGCCAATGCCCGATCTGCGCCTCGATCAGCTGAGCGAGATCGTCAAGCCGCAGCGCGTGGTGCCGACCACCATGGAATTCGTCGATATCGCCGGTCTGGTTAAAGGCGCATCGAAAGGCGAAGGTCTGGGCAACCAGTTCCTGACTAACATCCGTGAAACCGAAGCAATCGGCCACGTGGTACGCTGCTTTGAGAACGACAATATCATTCACGTTTCCGGCAAAGTGAACCCGGCGGAAGATATTGATGTGATTAACACGGAGCTGGCGCTGTCGGATCTCGACACCTGCGAACGTGCTATTCAGCGTTGCCAGAAAAAAGCCAAAGGCGGCGACAAAGATGCCAAAGCGGAGCTGGCGGCGCTGGAGAAGTGCCTGCCGCATCTGGAAAATGCCGGTATGCTGCGTTCCCTGAAGCTGGACGCGGAAGAGAAAGCGGCGATCCGCTATCTGAGCTTCCTGACGCTGAAGCCAACCATGTACATCGCCAACGTGAACGAAGACGGTTTTGAAAATAACCCGTATCTCGATCAGGTGCGCGCCATTGCCGAAGCGGAAGGCTCTGTCGTGGTGCCGGTGTGCGCGGCGGTAGAGTCTGACATCGCCGAGCTGGAAGATGAAGAGCGTGACGAATTCATGGCGGAATTGGGTCTGGAAGAACCGGGCCTGAACCGCGTGATCCGCGCCGGTTATGCCCTGCTCAACCTGCAAACCTATTTTACCGCAGGCGTGAAAGAAGTCCGCGCCTGGACCATCCCGGTGGGTGCCACCGCGCCACAGGCCGCTGGCAAAATCCACACCGATTTTGAAAAAGGCTTTATCCGCGCGCAAACCATCGCCTTTGAAGACTTTGTGGCTTACAAAGGTGAACAGGGCGCCAAAGAAGCCGGTAAGATGCGTTCAGAAGGCAAAGACTACATCGTCAAAGATGGCGATGTAATGAACTTCCTGTTCAACGTCTGA
- the prs gene encoding ribose-phosphate diphosphokinase, with translation MPDMKLFAGNATPELAQRIANRLYTSLGDAAVGRFSDGEVSVQINENVRGGDIFIIQSTCAPTNDNLMELVVMVDALRRASAGRITAVIPYFGYARQDRRVRSARVPITAKVVADFLSSVGVDRVLTVDLHAEQIQGFFDVPVDNVFGSPILLEDMLQIGLENPIVVSPDIGGVVRARAIAKLLNDTDMAIIDKRRPRANVSQVMHIIGDVAGRDCVLVDDMIDTGGTLCKAAEALKERGAKRVFAYATHPIFSGNAVENLRKSVIDQVIVCDTIPLSEEMKSLPNVRTLTLSGMLAEAIRRISNEESISAMFEH, from the coding sequence GTGCCTGATATGAAGCTATTTGCTGGTAACGCCACCCCGGAACTAGCACAACGTATTGCCAACCGCCTTTACACCAGCCTCGGAGACGCCGCTGTCGGCCGTTTCAGCGATGGCGAAGTAAGTGTACAGATCAACGAAAATGTACGCGGTGGTGATATTTTCATCATCCAGTCCACCTGTGCCCCCACCAATGATAATCTGATGGAGCTGGTTGTGATGGTCGACGCCTTGCGTCGGGCTTCTGCTGGTCGTATTACTGCTGTTATTCCTTACTTTGGCTATGCCCGCCAGGACCGCCGCGTGCGCTCTGCCCGTGTGCCAATCACCGCGAAAGTGGTGGCAGACTTCCTCTCCAGCGTCGGTGTTGACCGCGTGCTGACGGTTGACCTGCACGCTGAACAGATCCAGGGCTTCTTTGATGTCCCGGTTGATAACGTGTTCGGCAGCCCGATTCTGCTGGAAGACATGCTGCAGATTGGTCTGGAAAACCCGATTGTGGTCTCTCCGGACATTGGCGGCGTTGTGCGTGCCCGTGCGATTGCCAAACTGCTCAACGACACCGATATGGCTATCATCGATAAACGCCGCCCGCGCGCGAACGTTTCACAGGTGATGCATATCATTGGTGACGTGGCGGGTCGTGACTGCGTACTGGTCGACGATATGATCGACACCGGCGGTACGCTGTGCAAAGCGGCTGAAGCGCTGAAAGAGCGCGGCGCGAAACGCGTCTTCGCTTATGCAACCCACCCTATCTTCTCAGGCAATGCGGTGGAAAACCTGCGCAAATCGGTGATTGATCAGGTGATCGTCTGCGATACCATTCCGCTGTCTGAAGAGATGAAGTCGCTGCCAAACGTGCGTACCCTGACGCTCTCCGGCATGCTGGCCGAAGCTATTCGTCGTATCAGCAACGAAGAATCCATCTCTGCGATGTTCGAACATTAA
- a CDS encoding YbfB/YjiJ family MFS transporter encodes MSAEPSLADPTVTASARIRLVTMFTGIVTLVVVMGMGRFSLTPQIPLMIADGHLSLSSAGVLAAMNYIGYLAGALHVCRLRQHHARFLKTGLLLTALVTLLSGFTSDFLLQSVYRFLAGVGGAWALILVTSWTQRVLAQQQAPRMSAAVFTGPGVGITLTGILAGAMTLLQVQDDTAWRVYGLVALAGALGVWRALPDTLPAGMPSSSATLSPALKKLLVAYTLAGFGYILPATFLSQMAHSRFAEGGQAALFWPLFGMAAIAGVLLVIAFAARINTRLTLAAVMMVQGAGVATVVLLPTAGGLLLATVVIGLAFLSIMQLSMRLARESAGGHLARTVAVLTCGYASGQLVGPLVSSASVQFFASLQPALWLAAAGLVAGGSVILRTRF; translated from the coding sequence ATGTCTGCAGAACCCTCTCTCGCTGACCCAACCGTCACCGCGTCCGCGCGCATCCGTCTGGTGACCATGTTCACCGGCATCGTCACGCTGGTGGTGGTGATGGGCATGGGCCGTTTTTCCTTGACACCGCAGATCCCCCTGATGATTGCTGACGGCCATTTGTCGCTCTCCAGCGCGGGCGTATTGGCCGCCATGAACTACATTGGCTATCTGGCCGGTGCCCTGCACGTCTGTCGCCTGCGCCAGCATCATGCGCGCTTTCTGAAAACCGGTTTGCTGCTTACGGCGCTGGTGACCCTGCTGTCGGGCTTCACCAGCGATTTCCTGCTGCAGAGCGTTTATCGCTTTCTCGCGGGCGTTGGCGGTGCCTGGGCGCTGATTCTGGTGACGTCATGGACGCAGCGGGTGCTGGCTCAGCAACAGGCGCCGCGCATGTCGGCCGCCGTGTTTACCGGCCCGGGTGTGGGTATTACGCTGACCGGCATCCTCGCCGGCGCGATGACGCTGTTGCAGGTACAGGATGACACGGCGTGGCGGGTCTATGGCCTGGTGGCGCTGGCCGGCGCGCTTGGTGTATGGCGCGCGCTGCCCGATACGCTGCCCGCCGGTATGCCCTCCTCGTCTGCCACGCTGAGCCCGGCGCTGAAAAAGCTGCTGGTGGCCTATACGCTGGCAGGCTTTGGCTACATTTTGCCGGCGACGTTTCTGTCGCAGATGGCGCACAGCCGGTTTGCAGAGGGCGGCCAGGCGGCGCTGTTCTGGCCGCTGTTTGGCATGGCGGCGATTGCCGGTGTGCTGCTGGTGATCGCTTTCGCCGCGCGGATCAACACCCGACTGACGCTGGCGGCGGTCATGATGGTGCAGGGGGCCGGCGTAGCGACAGTGGTTCTGCTGCCCACCGCCGGCGGGTTACTGCTGGCAACGGTGGTGATCGGCCTGGCGTTTCTGTCGATTATGCAGCTTTCGATGCGGCTGGCGCGGGAATCCGCCGGCGGACACCTTGCCCGTACCGTTGCCGTGCTGACCTGCGGTTACGCCAGCGGACAGCTGGTTGGCCCGCTGGTCTCGTCGGCCAGCGTGCAGTTTTTCGCCTCGCTGCAGCCGGCACTGTGGCTGGCGGCTGCCGGTCTGGTGGCGGGCGGCAGCGTCATCCTGCGTACACGCTTCTGA
- a CDS encoding amino acid ABC transporter permease produces MTGFRWEIIQEYLPLFVDGAIMTLKCTLICVITGTLWGLALGLGRLASAPHGPWKYLLHYGIQWPVRIYISAFRGTPLFVQIMVVHFALVPLFINPRDGVLVTNGLMSADFARTLRADYGAFLSCVVAITLNAGAYVSEIFRAGIQSIDRGQMEASRSLGMSYGRTLRRVILPQAFRRMLPPLGNNAIAIVKDSSLASAIGLADLAYAARTVSGAYATYWEPYLVISLVYWVFTFLLSLLVRYMEKRFGKSDSR; encoded by the coding sequence ATGACCGGATTTCGCTGGGAAATTATCCAGGAGTACCTGCCGCTGTTTGTTGACGGCGCAATCATGACCCTTAAATGCACCCTGATCTGTGTCATCACCGGCACATTATGGGGACTGGCGCTGGGCCTCGGGCGGCTGGCATCGGCACCGCATGGCCCGTGGAAATACCTTTTGCACTACGGCATACAGTGGCCGGTGCGCATTTACATCAGCGCCTTCCGGGGTACACCGCTGTTTGTCCAGATCATGGTGGTGCATTTTGCGCTGGTGCCGCTGTTCATCAACCCGCGTGATGGTGTGCTGGTGACGAATGGCCTGATGTCAGCGGACTTTGCCCGCACGCTGCGCGCCGATTACGGTGCGTTTCTCTCCTGCGTGGTGGCAATCACGCTAAATGCCGGGGCCTATGTTTCGGAAATTTTCCGTGCCGGCATTCAGTCTATCGACCGCGGCCAGATGGAGGCGTCACGTTCCCTCGGGATGTCGTACGGGCGCACGCTGCGCCGCGTCATTCTGCCGCAGGCGTTTCGCCGGATGCTGCCGCCGCTGGGCAACAATGCCATTGCTATCGTAAAAGATTCTTCGCTGGCGTCGGCTATCGGACTGGCCGATCTGGCCTATGCGGCCCGGACAGTTTCGGGGGCTTATGCCACCTACTGGGAGCCGTATCTGGTGATTTCGCTGGTGTACTGGGTCTTCACTTTCCTGCTTTCACTGCTGGTTCGTTACATGGAAAAGAGGTTCGGCAAAAGTGATTCACGTTGA
- the gap gene encoding type I glyceraldehyde-3-phosphate dehydrogenase, with amino-acid sequence MIKAGINGFGRIGRNVFRAALGSDDIEIVAINDLTDSSTLAHLLKHDSLLGRLPAEVSAGEGELRIDGKAVRVFSERDPSRIRWAEAGVDIVIEATGFFTERDKAAVHITHGGAKRVIISAPGKNDDLTIVMGVNDQRYDPQQHYVVSNGSCTTNGLAPAAQVLHQAFGIEHGLMNTTHAYTNSQALHDQPEKDLRGARAAALSIVPYSSGAAKALGRVIPELEGRLTGYSLRVPVPVVSIVDLTVTLKRDVTAEEVNAAFKAAAAEGPLQGILGYSDEPLVSSDYQGDARSSIIDGLSTLVIGGNLVKILAWYDNEWGFSNRLLDLARLMARRGL; translated from the coding sequence ATGATTAAGGCAGGCATTAACGGTTTTGGCCGTATCGGACGTAACGTCTTCCGCGCCGCACTCGGCAGCGACGATATCGAGATCGTCGCCATCAACGACCTGACCGACAGCAGCACGCTGGCGCATTTGCTGAAACACGATTCCCTGCTGGGCCGGCTGCCGGCCGAGGTCTCTGCCGGCGAAGGTGAGCTGCGCATTGACGGCAAAGCCGTGCGCGTCTTCAGTGAACGCGACCCGTCCCGCATTCGCTGGGCCGAGGCCGGGGTCGATATCGTCATTGAGGCCACCGGTTTCTTCACGGAGCGCGATAAAGCGGCAGTGCACATTACGCACGGCGGCGCCAAACGCGTGATTATCTCTGCCCCGGGCAAAAATGACGACCTGACTATTGTCATGGGCGTTAACGACCAGCGCTACGATCCGCAGCAGCACTATGTGGTGAGTAACGGCAGCTGCACCACCAACGGCCTGGCCCCGGCGGCGCAGGTGCTGCATCAGGCATTTGGCATTGAGCACGGCCTGATGAATACCACCCATGCTTATACCAACAGCCAGGCGCTGCACGATCAGCCGGAGAAAGATCTGCGCGGTGCGCGTGCGGCGGCGCTGTCGATTGTGCCTTACTCCAGCGGTGCGGCGAAAGCGCTGGGCCGGGTGATCCCGGAACTGGAAGGACGCCTGACCGGTTATTCGCTGCGCGTGCCGGTGCCGGTGGTATCCATTGTTGACCTTACCGTGACGCTGAAGCGCGATGTGACGGCGGAAGAGGTGAACGCGGCATTTAAAGCGGCCGCCGCTGAGGGCCCGCTGCAGGGCATTCTGGGCTACAGTGACGAACCCCTGGTCTCCAGCGATTATCAGGGCGATGCACGTTCGTCCATCATCGACGGGCTCTCCACCCTGGTGATTGGCGGCAATCTGGTAAAAATCCTCGCCTGGTACGATAACGAGTGGGGCTTCTCAAACCGGCTGCTGGATCTGGCACGGCTGATGGCCCGGCGCGGGCTGTAA
- the pth gene encoding aminoacyl-tRNA hydrolase, whose product MSSIKLIVGLANPGAEYAATRHNAGAWYLDLLASRYNQSLKEEPKFFGYTARLSLAGEDVRLLVPTTFMNLSGKAVAAMATFYRITSEEILVAHDEMDLPPGVAKFKQGGGHGGHNGLKDIISKLGNNNNFHRLRVGIGHPGDRNKVTGFVLGKPPASEQKLIDDAVDEAVRCTELWLKEDKIKAMNRLHAFRAS is encoded by the coding sequence GTGAGCAGCATTAAACTGATTGTCGGGCTGGCTAATCCCGGCGCTGAATACGCCGCAACGCGCCACAACGCCGGGGCCTGGTATCTGGATCTGCTTGCCAGCCGCTACAATCAGTCATTAAAAGAAGAGCCGAAATTTTTCGGCTACACCGCACGCCTGTCGCTGGCGGGTGAAGACGTCCGCTTGCTGGTGCCCACCACCTTTATGAATCTGAGCGGCAAAGCGGTGGCGGCAATGGCGACCTTTTATCGCATCACATCGGAAGAGATTCTGGTGGCGCATGATGAAATGGATCTGCCACCGGGCGTCGCGAAGTTTAAACAGGGCGGCGGCCACGGCGGCCATAACGGCCTGAAAGACATCATCAGTAAACTGGGCAACAACAACAATTTTCATCGCCTGCGCGTCGGCATTGGCCATCCGGGCGACCGCAATAAAGTCACCGGCTTTGTGCTGGGCAAACCGCCCGCCAGCGAGCAAAAGCTGATAGACGATGCGGTAGATGAAGCGGTGCGCTGCACCGAGCTGTGGCTGAAAGAGGACAAAATCAAGGCGATGAATCGCCTGCATGCGTTCAGGGCCAGCTAA
- a CDS encoding helix-turn-helix transcriptional regulator, whose protein sequence is MTDSHTRRSAARNQDIKHFLTNQRARVDPQLYGFSPLNRRVPGLRREEVAQLAAVSVSWYTWLEQGRDISISLAAVQRIGKVLQLSAAAQQYLETLIFGNAHPQPLHQELPAEVMAMVDALDPHPAFVRRANMDIVYWNRAAQSLIVDWSTLACEDRNTLKLMFLSDAYRTRIHDWEQAARQTLSAFRASYAASNQPQAFETVIADLLARSDAFRTLWNYHDVSKMGSGNKTIIDIAGRPNAFTYTLLQIAQTPGMHVVFYLARDTP, encoded by the coding sequence ATGACTGACAGTCATACCCGGCGCTCAGCAGCGCGCAATCAGGATATAAAACACTTTCTGACCAACCAGCGGGCGCGGGTTGATCCGCAGCTTTACGGCTTCAGCCCGCTTAACCGCCGCGTGCCGGGGCTGCGCCGGGAAGAGGTGGCGCAGCTGGCGGCCGTCAGCGTCAGCTGGTACACCTGGCTGGAGCAGGGGCGCGATATCAGCATTTCGCTTGCCGCCGTGCAGCGCATTGGCAAAGTGCTGCAGCTTTCGGCTGCCGCGCAGCAATATCTGGAAACGCTGATTTTTGGCAATGCGCACCCGCAGCCGCTTCATCAGGAGTTGCCTGCGGAGGTGATGGCGATGGTGGATGCGCTCGATCCGCATCCGGCTTTTGTGCGCCGTGCCAATATGGATATCGTTTACTGGAACCGCGCGGCTCAGTCGCTGATCGTTGACTGGTCCACCCTGGCCTGTGAGGATCGCAACACCCTGAAACTGATGTTCCTCAGCGACGCCTACCGCACGCGTATTCATGACTGGGAACAGGCGGCACGCCAGACGCTCTCTGCTTTTCGCGCCAGCTACGCTGCCAGTAATCAGCCACAGGCGTTTGAAACCGTGATCGCGGATCTGCTGGCGCGCAGCGATGCGTTTCGCACGCTGTGGAATTATCACGACGTCAGCAAAATGGGGTCGGGCAACAAGACCATCATTGATATTGCGGGCAGGCCAAATGCCTTTACCTACACGTTGCTGCAGATCGCGCAGACGCCGGGTATGCACGTGGTGTTCTACCTGGCGCGGGACACGCCATAA
- the ychH gene encoding stress-induced protein YchH — MKRHHCRTVGNGLMCLGLLTMVLGVAYSIINQLPSVNLPQSLSHGAMFGIFVGALLWLAGARVSGREKVEDRYYWLRHYGDKRCRRNHSSH; from the coding sequence ATGAAACGTCATCACTGCCGTACGGTAGGGAATGGCCTGATGTGTCTCGGCTTGCTGACCATGGTGCTCGGCGTCGCGTATTCGATCATTAATCAGCTGCCTTCGGTTAACCTGCCGCAATCTCTCTCCCACGGGGCGATGTTTGGCATCTTTGTCGGTGCGCTGTTGTGGCTGGCCGGCGCTCGCGTCAGCGGAAGGGAAAAAGTTGAGGATCGCTATTACTGGCTGCGGCACTACGGCGACAAGCGCTGCCGTCGCAATCACTCATCCCATTAA
- a CDS encoding basic amino acid ABC transporter substrate-binding protein — MLKRSALLGLLLALSVTAAQATTYVVGSGGTYRPFEFENAQKQLEGFDIDIIKAVAKAENFDIKLVNTPWEGIFATLNSGDRDIIISGITITDKRKQMVDFSAPYFPAEQAIVVPAASNVDSLNALKSLNVGVVNSSTGDIVVSDVLGKNSTAIRRFDNTPLMLQELYEDGIGAAVGDVGVVKYYIKTHPEKQFRLVSDARFQRQYFGIAVAKGNDELRDKINAGLKKIIADGTYAKIYASWFDNNVPQLPTE, encoded by the coding sequence ATGTTAAAACGTTCAGCCCTGCTGGGTCTGCTGCTGGCCCTGTCGGTGACCGCTGCGCAGGCGACAACCTACGTCGTCGGTTCCGGTGGCACCTATCGCCCGTTTGAATTTGAAAACGCGCAAAAGCAGCTGGAAGGGTTTGATATCGATATCATTAAAGCAGTTGCCAAAGCCGAAAACTTCGACATAAAGCTGGTGAATACGCCGTGGGAAGGCATTTTTGCCACGCTGAATTCCGGCGACCGCGACATCATCATTTCGGGCATTACGATCACTGACAAGCGGAAACAGATGGTGGATTTCTCCGCGCCTTATTTCCCTGCCGAACAGGCCATTGTGGTGCCCGCCGCGTCAAACGTGGACTCGCTGAATGCGCTGAAGTCCCTTAACGTCGGCGTCGTGAATTCCAGCACCGGCGACATCGTGGTTTCCGATGTGCTGGGCAAAAACAGCACCGCCATCCGGCGCTTCGACAATACGCCGCTGATGCTGCAGGAGCTGTATGAAGATGGCATCGGCGCGGCGGTGGGTGACGTGGGCGTAGTGAAATACTACATCAAGACCCATCCGGAGAAGCAGTTCCGCCTGGTTTCAGATGCCCGCTTCCAGCGGCAGTATTTTGGGATCGCGGTGGCCAAAGGCAATGATGAACTGCGCGATAAGATCAACGCCGGCCTGAAAAAAATCATTGCGGATGGCACTTACGCCAAAATCTACGCCAGCTGGTTTGATAACAACGTACCGCAACTGCCCACTGAATAA
- a CDS encoding GlxA family transcriptional regulator, which yields MKTFLIIVPDGGMLFEAAGIADILMQANQFLPAGPDQPRYRISLATTQSHPVIHGMSGLNLLADLKLAELDPRAAWDTIMITGRGTNPEEGAMVVDFIRLAAPQARRVVSVCGASLLLAEAGLLDGRRATSHWRLLETLQTRYPRVQVESGPLYIQDGAVWTSGGVSSGFDLTLALVEEDFGFSVARDIAQDMVMYLRRPGGQMQFSRFHLQTASDAGPVSQLQAWIADHLAEDLSVEKLADRVAMSPRNFTRVFTRETGVPPARYVAEARLAAARQRLEQSSDTLERIAVATGFGSSINLRRSFERQLQLTPGEYRQRFHMRKMA from the coding sequence ATGAAAACCTTTCTGATTATTGTCCCGGATGGCGGCATGCTGTTCGAAGCGGCGGGCATCGCCGATATCCTGATGCAGGCAAATCAGTTTCTGCCGGCAGGGCCCGATCAGCCGCGCTACCGTATCAGCCTCGCCACCACCCAGTCGCACCCGGTGATCCACGGCATGTCGGGTCTGAACCTGCTGGCCGATCTCAAACTCGCAGAGCTGGATCCGCGTGCCGCCTGGGACACCATCATGATCACCGGCCGCGGCACCAACCCGGAAGAAGGCGCCATGGTGGTGGACTTTATCCGGCTGGCCGCACCGCAGGCACGCCGCGTGGTGTCGGTTTGCGGAGCCTCCCTGCTGCTGGCCGAGGCCGGGCTGCTGGACGGACGCCGCGCCACCAGCCACTGGCGGCTGCTGGAAACGCTGCAGACGCGCTATCCGCGCGTGCAGGTAGAAAGCGGTCCGCTCTATATTCAGGATGGCGCAGTCTGGACATCCGGCGGCGTCAGCTCCGGCTTTGACCTGACGCTGGCGCTGGTGGAAGAGGATTTCGGTTTCAGCGTAGCGCGCGATATTGCGCAGGACATGGTGATGTACCTGCGCCGTCCCGGCGGCCAGATGCAGTTCAGCCGTTTTCACCTGCAAACCGCCAGCGACGCGGGCCCCGTCAGTCAGCTGCAGGCCTGGATCGCTGACCATCTGGCGGAAGATCTGTCGGTGGAGAAACTGGCCGATCGGGTAGCGATGAGCCCGCGTAATTTTACCCGCGTGTTTACCCGCGAAACCGGCGTCCCGCCGGCGCGCTACGTCGCAGAGGCGCGTCTGGCCGCTGCACGGCAGCGTCTGGAGCAGAGCAGCGATACGCTGGAGCGTATCGCCGTGGCCACCGGCTTTGGCAGCAGCATCAATCTGCGCCGCAGCTTTGAACGCCAGCTGCAGCTGACGCCGGGTGAATACCGCCAGCGCTTCCACATGCGCAAAATGGCGTAA
- a CDS encoding amino acid ABC transporter ATP-binding protein, producing the protein MIHVENLQKNFGENAVLKGISCDIAEQEVLCVIGPSGSGKSTFLRCLNGLESIEGGRVVVNGFEVQSTKTNLNRMREHVGMVFQRFNLFPHMTVLENLIMAPMDVRKLSRKHATERARTLLEKVGLTDKIDAYPNSLSGGQQQRVAIARALAMEPAIMLFDEPTSALDPELVGEVLSVMKMLAQEGMTMVIVTHEMNFAREVADRVMFMDQGIIQELDTPEVIFSQPVNPRTRAFLSKVL; encoded by the coding sequence GTGATTCACGTTGAAAACCTACAGAAAAATTTCGGTGAGAACGCGGTGCTCAAAGGCATCAGCTGTGACATTGCCGAACAGGAAGTGCTGTGCGTCATCGGCCCTTCCGGCTCCGGAAAAAGCACCTTTCTGCGCTGCCTGAATGGCCTTGAGAGTATTGAAGGCGGCCGGGTGGTGGTGAACGGGTTTGAGGTGCAAAGTACCAAAACCAACCTGAACCGGATGCGTGAACATGTCGGCATGGTGTTTCAGCGTTTTAATCTGTTCCCGCACATGACGGTGCTGGAAAACCTGATCATGGCACCGATGGATGTACGCAAACTGTCGCGAAAGCACGCCACCGAACGGGCCAGAACGCTGCTGGAAAAAGTTGGTCTGACCGACAAAATCGATGCCTACCCCAACAGCCTTTCTGGCGGTCAGCAGCAGCGTGTGGCCATTGCCCGTGCGCTGGCCATGGAGCCCGCAATCATGCTGTTTGATGAGCCCACTTCAGCGCTGGATCCTGAGCTGGTAGGCGAAGTACTCAGCGTGATGAAAATGCTGGCGCAGGAAGGCATGACCATGGTGATCGTGACGCATGAGATGAACTTCGCGCGCGAAGTCGCCGATCGCGTGATGTTTATGGATCAGGGGATCATCCAGGAGCTGGATACGCCTGAGGTGATTTTCAGCCAGCCCGTCAATCCGCGCACCCGCGCTTTCCTCAGTAAGGTCCTGTAG